The Neoarius graeffei isolate fNeoGra1 chromosome 25, fNeoGra1.pri, whole genome shotgun sequence genome includes a region encoding these proteins:
- the arvcfa gene encoding splicing regulator ARVCF produces the protein MPAEVKEEQSPEDPVALPSKKPTKEPTEEVPSAEDIPDTPSSDLSTVTSTNGSSQNTETNNDESSGIGTEKSSSPDTELNPLSASSSHEEVVSKQLEESITDAPETFQTVCEGSQDSEGISASNASMEKDDECSSSQAATVTPSSDTNTLSDTPAENIKDQAVRHSTLQSPRIDLSHHGTIPHGFPYPPSYTNLPTRNYLENCYTLPLHRDSFGRIGGPVCNGAAKADQDGSDLRSGIPAISHPMMGGTLPLRPMLDLAVDDHLGPLPHPFLQDLYRMQTLIPHKRASMVSLDTIRKDPRWRDPNLREVIAMLSHPMDPVKSNAAAYLQHLCYENDKVKQDVRQLHGIPILVGLLDHPKAEVYRKACGALRNISFGRDHFNKVAIKNSDGILTLLRLLRKTSDMEVRELVTGTLWNLSSHEPLKMVIINHGLQTLTDEIIIPHSGLRGDPNDPSRPGAPEWTTVFKNTSGCLRNVSSDGAEARQQMRECEGLVDALLHALYSAVARRDMNNKSVENCVCILRNLSYHVHKEVPGAEKFYSTPSIQTAKPRSHQKKKDVPDCFGGRSTKEEWFNQCRKHGTSDKTNTTLDMPKRTLPTKGLELLYQPEVVRLYLSLLKLSHNQNTLEAAAGALQNLSAGLWAWSNYIRATVRKEKGLPILVELLHSDADKVVRAIAIALRNLAIDHKNKDLIGSYAMRDLVSNLPSGQQRPAKNLEEDTVVAILNTIHEIITDNLENARFLIQGQGIQKLVAINKTSQSVRENKAASHVLQTVWAYKDLRHTLTKGGWNKSHFKPAVSGIPKKQKNVKLGNDDITLPLMEKNQDGYCSTDQSDRVGDGPCHMIERETFQGVNDKRHFIRTSRPAVGLVERTPQPLDSWV, from the exons GAGCAGAGCCCAGAAGATCCTGTAGCTTTGCCTTCAAAGAAACCGACCAAAGAGCCAACCGAAGAGGTGCCGTCTGCAGAAGACATACCAGACACGCCGTCCTCTGACCTGAGCACGGTCACGTCCACCAATGGAAGCTCACAGAACACAGAGACTAAC AATGATGAGAGCTCAGGCATTGGGACAGAGAAGTCCTCCAGCCCTGACACTGAACTGAACCCCCTCAGTGCCTCCAGCTCTCATGAGGAAGTTGTGTCAAAACAGCTGGAG GAAAGTATCACTGATGCACCAGAGACATTTCAGACAGTGTGTGAGGGCTCCCAAGATTCAGAGGGCATTTCTGCTTCCAATGCCTCAATGGAGAAAGATGATGAATGTAGTTCATCTCAGGCTGCTACAGTAACCCCCAGCTCTGACACCAACACGTTGTCTGACACTCCGGCTGAAAACATCAAAGACCAGGCTGTCCGGCATAGCACTCTTCAAAGTCCTCGGATAGACCTCAGCCATCATGGCACCATTCCACATGGTTTCCCATACCCCCCTTCTTACACAAACCTACCAACCAGGAACTACTTAGAGAACTGCTATACCCTCCCActtcacagagacagctttggtcgaATTGGGGGACCAGTGTGCAACGGCGCAGCCAAAGCAGATCAGGATGGTAGTGATCTGAGGTCAGGAATCCCTGCGATCAGCCATCCTATGATGGGAGGGACCCTCCCCTTGAGACCTATGTTGGATCTTGCGGTTGACGATCACCTTGGTCCATTACCACATCCCTTCCTGCAGGATCTGTACAGGATGCAGACTCTGATTCCTCATAAACGTGCCAGCATGGTCAGCCTGGACACCATTCGCAAGGACCCTCGGTGGAGGGACCCCAACTTGCGGGAGGTCATTGCCATGCTTAGCCACCCAATGGACCCTGTCAAGTCTAATGCCGCTGCCTATCTGCAGCATCTCTGTTACGAGAATGATAAGGTGAAGCAAGATGTTAGGCAACTCCATGGTATTCCCATACTGGTAGGGTTGCTGGACCACCCCAAAGCCGAGGTGTACCGCAAGGCCTGTGGAGCTTTGAGGAATATTTCCTTTGGCAGGGATCACTTCAACAAGGTGGCTATCAAGAACAGTGATGGCATTCTCACACTTCTGAGGCTGCTGAGAAAAACCAGTGACATGGAGGTCCGAGAGTTAGTTACAG GAACACTGTGGAACCTCTCATCTCATGAACCCCTGAAGATGGTCATCATCAACCATGGGCTTCAGACACTGACTGATGAGATCATCATCCCACACTCGGGTTTAAGAGGAGATCCCAATGACCCATCCAGACCAGGAGCTCCAGAATGGACCACGGTTTTCAAGAACACATCTGGATGTTTAAG GAATGTGAGTTCAGATGGGGCTGAGGCTCGTCAGCAGATGCGTGAGTGTGAAGGACTTGTGGATGCTCTGCTCCATGCCCTTTACTCTGCTGTGGCTAGGAGGGATATGAATAACAAG TCTGTCGAGAACTGCGTCTGCATTCTACGTAATCTATCGTACCACGTGCACAAAGAGGTACCAGGGGCAGAGAAATTTTACAGCACTCCATCTATTCAGACCGCAAAACCAAGGAGCCACCAGAAGAAAAAGGATGTGCCTGATTGTTTTGGTGGACGTAGTACCAAAG AGGAGTGGTTCAATCAGT GCCGGAAACACGGAACGAGCGACAAAACAAACACCACTTTGGACATGCCCAAGCGCACACTCCCGACGAAAG GTCTGGAGCTGCTCTACCAGCCGGAAGTTGTGAGGCTGTATTTGTCACTCCTTAAGCTGAGCCATAACCAGAACACTCTGGAGGCGGCCGCAGGGGCCCTCCAAAACCTGTCTGCAGGACTTTGGGCT tGGTCTAATTACATCCGAGCAACTGTACGTAAAGAGAAAGGCCTGCCTATTCTGGTCGAGCTGCTTCATTCAGATGCAGATAAAGTGGTGAGGGCTATTGCTATTGCCCTCCGTAACCTTGCCATTGACCACAAAAACAAAGATCTAATTG GGAGCTACGCCATGAGGGACCTGGTCAGCAATCTGCCCAGCGGCCAGCAGCGTCCTGCCAAAAACCTGGAAGAGGACACAGTGGTGGCGATCCTCAATACCATACACGAGATCATCACGGACAACCTGGAGAATGCTCGCTTCCTTATTCAGGGTCAGGGGATCCAGAAGCTCGTGGCCATAAACAAGACAAG CCAGTCTGTGAGAGAGAACAAAGCAGCATCACATGTACTCCAGACTGTGTGGGCCTACAAAGATTTAAGGCACACACTGACCAAGGGAGGCTGGAATAAATCTCACTTTAAG CCAGCAGTGTCTGGAATTCCCAAAAAGCAGAAGAATGTAAAGTTAGGCAACGATGACATCACACTGCCCTTAATGGAAAAAAACCAAG ATGGATACTGCAGCACTGATCAGAGTGACCGAGTTGGAGACGGaccatgccatatgatagagcgGGAAACCTTCCAG GGGGTGAACGATAAGCGACATTTCATTAGGACTAGTAGGCCAGCTGTTGGCTTAGTGGAGCGTACGCCTCAACCCTTGGACTCTTGGGTCTGA